A genomic region of Cannabis sativa cultivar Pink pepper isolate KNU-18-1 chromosome 1, ASM2916894v1, whole genome shotgun sequence contains the following coding sequences:
- the LOC115706523 gene encoding serine/threonine-protein kinase BSK3, producing the protein MGCKCSKLSPCCWNSQFKAAVLEAPDVENEGNTEVNDIPAFREFTFEQLKNATSGFAVENIVSEHGEKAPNVVYKGKLENQRRIAVKRFNRMAWPDSRQFLEEAKSVGLLRNQRLANLLGCCCENDERLLVAEFMPNETLAKHLFHWEKQPMKWAMRLRVVLHLAQALEYCTSKGRALYHDLNAYRVLFDEDANPRLSTFGLMKNSRDGKSYSTNLAFTPPEYLRTGRVTPESVIYSFGTLLLDLLSGKHIPPSHALDLIRDKNIQMLTDSCLEGQFSEDDGTELVRLASRCLQYEPRERPNPKSLVTALTPLQKETEVLSYLLMGIPHSGSCTPLSPLGEACSRGDLTAIHEILEKIGYKDDEGVTNELSFQMWTDQMQETLNSKKKGDVAFKQKDFGMAIECYSQFIDVGTMVSPTLFARRSLSYLMSDMHQEALNDAMQAQVISPVWHVASYLQAAALSALGMENEAHVALKEGTSLEAKRTATAGQK; encoded by the exons ATGGGGTGTAAATGCTCCAAACTGAGTCCTTGCTGCTGGAATTCACAATTCAAGGCAGCTGTGCTTGAAGCTCCAGATGTTG AGAATGAGGGGAACACTGAGGTTAATGACATACCTGCATTTCGTGAATTCACATTTGAGCAACTAAAAAATGCCACATCTGGTTTCGCGGTGGAAAACATTGTGTCTGAGCATGGTGAGAAAGCTCCTAATGTTGTTTATAAAGGGAAACTGGAGAATCAACGCAGAATTGCAGTTAAGCGGTTTAATAGAATGGCATGGCCTGATTCCCGGCAATTTCTG GAAGAAGCAAAATCAGTCGGTCTACTACGAAACCAGAGATTGGCGAATTTGCTTGGCTGCTGCTGTGAAAATGATGAGAGATTACTCGTGGCTGAATTCATGCCCAATGAAACACTTGCAAAACATCTTTTTCACT GGGAAAAACAGCCTATGAAATGGGCGATGAGATTAAGGGTTGTTCTACATCTTGCACAGGCTTTAGAATACTGCACAAGCAAAGGACGTGCTTTATATCATGATCTTAATGCTTATAGAGTTTTATTTGATGAG GATGCCAATCCCAGACTTTCAACCTTTGGCTTGATGAAAAATAGTAGGGATGGGAAAAGTTATAGTACAAATCTGGCTTTTACTCCTCCTGAATACTTGAGAACTG GGAGAGTGACACCCGAGAGTGTAATATATAGCTTTGGTACTCTTTTGCTTGATCTTCTTAGCGGAAAACATATTCCCCCAAGCCAT GCTCTTGACCTTATACGGGACAAAAATATCCAGATGTTAACAGATTCTTGCTTAGAAGGACAGTTTTCTGAGGATGATGGTACAGAGTTGGTACGCTTGGCATCACGGTGCTTGCAGTATGAACCTAGAGAGCGTCCAAATCCGAAGTCATTAGTTACAGCATTGACTCCTCTTCAGAAGGAAACAGAG GTTCTCTCCTATCTCTTGATGGGCATTCCACACAGTGGTTCCTGCACTCCTCTGTCACCGCTTGGTGAGGCTTGCTCGAGAGGAGACTTGACTGCTATACATGAGATCTTAGAAAAAATTGGCTATAAGGATGATGAAGGAGTCACAAATGAG CTGTCATTCCAGATGTGGACTGACCAAATGCAGGAAACTTTAAATTCAAAGAAAAAGGGTGATGTCGCATTTAAGCAAAAGGATTTTGGAATGGCTATCGAGTGTTATTCACAG TTCATTGATGTTGGAACCATGGTCTCCCCGACTCTTTTTGCGAGGCGTAGTTTATCGTATCTCATGAGCGACATGCATCAAGAAGCTCTTAACGATGCAATGCAAGCTCAGGTCATTTCTCCAGTATGGCATGTTGCTTCCTATCTTCAGGCCGCGGCTCTTTCTGCACTTGGAATGGAGAATGAAGCACATGTAGCACTCAAGGAGGGAACAAGTCTTGAAGCGAAGAGAACAGCTACTGCTGGACAGAAGTGA